The following proteins are encoded in a genomic region of Ornithodoros turicata isolate Travis chromosome 6, ASM3712646v1, whole genome shotgun sequence:
- the LOC135397160 gene encoding sulfotransferase ssu-1-like: MSRDRCHFVDGLRIVKSFPATHVREVFAYKPRPDDIFIVTYPKCGTTWTQHIVYYILNHGVAPQSTEEFLKRTPFFELRGRAAVDDLVRPAAIKTHLPFDRQPYSKDAKYIYIARNPFDCCVSFYHHVKLFPIYEFNGTFDEFFEDFLNGDVDYGEYFDHLLSWYSHRNDPNVLFFTYEDLKKDVRSWILKMADFLGKEYGEELREDPLLLERIVERTSLDAMRKEVNPAMQKQFRRFTDVPAEKLPPWAQRVVESGGELLKKPITGDFVRKGQVGDWRNLFTAEQVKRMKDWIAKRSAGSDVMELWRDIRLAD; the protein is encoded by the coding sequence ATGTCACGTGACCGCTGCCATTTCGTCGATGGACTGCGCATCGTAAAGTCCTTCCCGGCCACCCATGTGAGAGAAGTCTTCGCCTACAAGCCACGACCGGACGACATCTTCATCGTCACGTACCCAAAGTGCGGCACGACGTGGACTCAGCACATTGTGTATTACATCTTGAACCACGGTGTCGCCCCTCAAAGCACGGAGGAGTTCTTAAAAAGGACGCCCTTCTTCGAACTCAGGGGCCGAGCTGCTGTCGACGACTTGGTCAGACCTGCCGCCATCAAGACCCATCTACCGTTCGACAGACAACCTTACTCTAAGGACGCCAAGTACATCTACATCGCCAGAAACCCCTTTGATTGCTGCGTCTCCTTTTACCATCACGTCAAGCTTTTTCCGATCTACGAGTTTAACGGAACGTTCGATGAATTCTTCGAGGACTTCCTCAATGGCGACGTTGACTACGGAGAGTACTTCGACCACTTGTTGTCCTGGTACTCGCACAGAAACGACCCTAACGTCCTGTTCTTCACGTACGAAGACCTGAAGAAGGATGTCAGGAGCTGGATTCTGAAGATGGCAGATTTTCTTGGGAAAGAGTACGGAGAAGAACTGCGGGAAGATCCTCTGTTGCTCGAAAGGATCGTAGAACGTACATCTCTCGACGCCATGCGGAAAGAAGTGAACCCAGCGATGCAAAAACAATTTCGCAGGTTTACGGACGTGCCCGCGGAGAAGTTGCCGCCCTGGGCGCAGCGTGTGGTGGAAAGTGGCGGAGAGCTGTTGAAGAAGCCCATCACTGGAGACTTCGTACGGAAAGGACAAGTTGGAGATTGGAGGAATCTCTTTACGGCTGAGCAAGTGAAGAGGATGAAAGATTGGATCGCAAAGAGGTCTGCCGGAAGTGACGTCATGGAACTGTGGAGAGACATCAGACTTGCGGATTGA
- the LOC135397159 gene encoding sulfotransferase ssu-1-like translates to MSRHRYHRVDGFHLGKHFTAPTVREVFAYKPRPDDIFIVTYPKCGTTWVQHIVFYVLNHGVPPQDHEEFESKTPFFELKGQAAVENLVRPAAIKTHLPFDRQPYSKDAKYIYIARNPFDCCVSFYHHVKLMPMYDFENGTFDEFFESFLSGEVDFGDYFDHLLSWYPHRNDPNVLFFTYEDLKKDVRGWIQKMADFLGEEYGKELREDPALLERIVQCTSLEAMRKVVNPAMREIGQKFTGVPVQFLPPWAQRLVEDCGDLLKKPVTGDFVRKGQVGGWRSYFTADQVERMKEWIAERSAGSDVMDLWKDMKFTD, encoded by the coding sequence ATGTCACGCCACCGGTACCACCGCGTTGACGGATTCCACCTCGGTAAACACTTCACCGCACCAACCGTGCGGGAGGTGTTCGCCTACAAGCCACGTCCTGACGACATCTTCATCGTCACTTACCCGAAATGTGGCACCACATGGGTCCAGCACATCGTATTCTACGTCTTGAACCACGGCGTTCCACCGCAGGACCACGAAGAGTTCGAGTCGAAAACGCCATTCTTCGAACTCAAAGGACAAGCTGCTGTCGAAAACTTAGTTAGACCTGCCGCGATCAAGACTCATCTACCATTCGACAGGCAACCTTATTCCAAGGACGCTAAGTACATCTACATCGCTAGAAACCCATTCGATTGCTGCGTGTCGTTCTATCATCACGTGAAGTTGATGCCAATGTACGACTTCGAAAACGGAACGTTCGACGAGTTCTTTGAGAGCTTCCTCAGCGGCGAAGTCGACTTTGGCGACTACTTCGACCACCTGTTGTCCTGGTACCCGCACAGAAACGACCCGAACGTCTTGTTCTTCACGTACGAAGACCTCAAGAAGGACGTCAGGGGGTGGATTCAGAAGATGGCAGATTTTTTGGGAGAAGAGTACGGGAAGGAGCTTCGGGAAGATCCCGCTTTGCTCGAAAGAATCGTGCAGTGTACATCCCTGGAAGCTATGCGGAAGGTGGTGAACCCAGCGATGCGAGAGATAGGTCAAAAGTTCACTGGTGTGCCGGTCCAGTTCCTGCCACCTTGGGCTCAGCGTCTGGTAGAGGACTGTGGAGATCTGTTGAAGAAACCCGTGACTGGGGATTTTGTGCGTAAAGGTCAGGTTGGGGGATGGCGAAGCTACTTTACAGCGGACCAAGTAGAGAGGATGAAGGAGTGGATCGCCGAGAGGTCTGCAGGAAGTGACGTTATGGATCTCTGGAAGGACATGAAGTTCACGGATTGA
- the LOC135397158 gene encoding sulfotransferase 1E1-like: MSRDHYHTVDGLFVPKLFPAESIREALAYEPRPDDVFIVAYPKCGTTWMQHIVYHIFSKGTPSEDPEEFQSKTPFFEMKGQEGVENLPRPAAIKTHLPFNKQPYSAEAKYVYITRNPYDCCVSFFYHVRMILTLHYENGSFDDFFEKFLKGEVPFGNYFDYLLSWYPHRDDPNVLFLTYEELKRDVRSSIQKIADFLGDEYGEVLRRDPSALERIVDLTSFENMQKVVNPIMRDFGRRFRGIPVEAMPLWTQRMIRSCGEEILKPSQGDFVRKGKVGGWRDHFTPVQAERMKEWIKKSTAGSDVMDLWKDINFDY, from the coding sequence ATGTCACGTGATCATTACCACACGGTGGACGGATTATTCGTCCCAAAGCTGTTCCCTGCCGAAAGCATTCGTGAAGCACTCGCTTACGAACCTCGTCCGGACGACGTCTTCATCGTGGCTTACCCAAAATGCGGCACGACCTGGATGCAGCACATCGTGTACCACATCTTCAGCAAGGGGACTCCGTCGGAAGATCCTGAAGAGTTCCAATCTAAGACGCCCTTCTTCGAGATGAAAGGACAAGAAGGCGTGGAGAATCTTCCACGGCCAGCTGCCATAAAGACACATCTCCCCTTCAACAAGCAACCATACTCCGCCGAGGCTAAATACGTGTACATCACCAGAAACCCTTACGACTGTTGCGTTTCCTTCTTCTATCATGTCCGCATGATCCTGACTCTCCATTACGAAAACGGTTCCTTTGACGATTTCTTTGAGAAGTTCCTCAAAGGCGAAGTACCATTCGGAAACTACTTTGACTATCTCCTGTCCTGGTACCCTCATCGAGACGACCCTAACGTTTTGTTCTTGACGTACGAGGAACTCAAGAGGGACGTCAGGTCCTCGATTCAGAAGATCGCCGACTTCCTGGGAGATGAGTACGGCGAGGTACTACGTCGAGATCCTTCCGCGTTGGAAAGGATAGTTGATCTGACATCGTTTGAAAACATGCAAAAAGTGGTCAATCCAATTATGCGAGATTTCGGGAGAAGGTTCCGTGGCATTCCCGTGGAAGCGATGCCGCTCTGGACGCAACGTATGATCCGATCGTGTGGAGAAGAGATACTGAAGCCGTCGCAAGGCGACTTTGTACGCAAGGGGAAGGTCGGAGGTTGGAGGGATCACTTTACGCCAGTACAAGCCGAAAGGATGAAGGAGTGGATCAAGAAGAGCACCGCAGGTAGTGACGTCATGGACCTCTGGAAGGACATTAATTTTGACTATTAA
- the LOC135398253 gene encoding sulfotransferase 1E1-like, with amino-acid sequence MSRDGYHTVDGLFVPKLFPAESIREALAYEARPEDVFIVSYPKCGTTWMQHIVYHIFSKGTPSEDPEEFQSKTPFFEMKGQEGVENLPRPAAIKTHLPFNKQPYSAEAKYVYITRNPYDCCVSFFYHVRMITTLHYENGSFDDFFENFLKGEVPFGNYFDHLLSWYPHRDDPNVLFLTYEELKWDIRSSIQKIADFLGDEYGEVLRRDPSALERIVDLTSFENMQKVVNPIMRDFAGRFRGIPVEAMPLWMQRMVRSCGEEILKPSQGDFVRKGEVGRWRDDFTPLQAERMKEWIKKNTAGSDVMDLWKDINFDY; translated from the coding sequence ATGTCACGTGATGGTTACCACACGGTGGACGGATTGTTCGTCCCAAAGCTGTTCCCTGCCGAAAGCATTCGTGAAGCCCTCGCTTACGAAGCTCGTCCGGAAGACGTCTTCATCGTGTCTTACCCAAAATGCGGCACAACCTGGATGCAGCACATCGTGTACCACATCTTCAGCAAGGGGACTCCATCGGAAGACCCTGAAGAGTTCCAATCGAAGACGCCCTTCTTCGAGATGAAAGGACAAGAAGGCGTGGAGAACCTTCCACGGCCAGCTGCCATAAAGACACACCTCCCCTTCAACAAGCAACCGTACTCCGCTGAAGCTAAATACGTGTACATCACCAGAAACCCTTACGACTGTTGCGTTTCCTTCTTCTATCATGTCCGCATGATCACGACTCTGCATTACGAAAACGGTTCCTTTGACGATTTCTTTGAGAACTTCCTCAAAGGCGAAGTACCATTCGGAAACTACTTTGACCATCTCCTGTCCTGGTACCCTCATAGAGACGACCCTAACGTTTTGTTCTTGACGTACGAGGAACTCAAGTGGGACATCAGGTCTTCGATTCAGAAGATCGCTGACTTCCTGGGAGATGAGTACGGCGAGGTACTACGTCGAGATCCTTCCGCGTTGGAAAGGATAGTTGATCTGACATCGTTTGAAAACATGCAGAAAGTGGTCAATCCAATTATGCGAGATTTTGCGGGAAGGTTCCGTGGCATTCCCGTGGAAGCGATGCCGCTCTGGATGCAACGTATGGTCCGGTCGTGTGGAGAAGAGATACTGAAGCCGTCGCAAGGCGACTTCGTGCGCAAGGGGGAGGTCGGACGTTGGAGGGACGATTTTACGCCACTGCAAGCCGAAAGGATGAAGGAGTGGATCAAGAAGAACACTGCAGGTAGTGACGTCATGGACCTCTGGAAGGACATTAATTTTGACTATTAA
- the LOC135398707 gene encoding sulfotransferase 1C2-like: MSRHRYHNVDGLFLGKHFHEQSVREAFNYKPCPDDVFITTYPKCGTTWTQHIVYHIFSNGVPPESEDELIAKTPFLEFMGNAAFENLPRPAAVKNHLPFHKMPYSKHVKYIYTARNPFDCCVAYYHHVKLFPMYDFEHGTFEELFQYFLDGKVDFGDYFDHLLSWYPHRNDPNVLFLTYEGLKKDIRAAIQKVADFLGEDYGAQLRKDPGLRERIVEVTSFENMQRIMNPLMRGLADKYTSIPVESLPGWAQRSLETCGDVILKPVFGDFVRKGIIGDWKNHFNADQVKRMNDWIKKRTAGSDVMDLWKDVHGSWMNGA, encoded by the coding sequence ATGTCACGCCATCGCTACCATAACGTGGATGGCCTGTTTCTGGGAAAGCacttccacgaacaaagcgtcCGGGAAGCCTTCAACTACAAGCCGTGCCCAGATGACGTATTCATCACGACCTATCCGAAATGCGGCACCACATGGACGCAGCACATCGTCTACCACATCTTCAGCAACGGGGTACCACCGGAATCCGAGGATGAGCTCATAGCTAAGACTCCGTTCCTCGAGTTCATGGGGAACGCAGCCTTCGAGAACCTACCTCGTCCTGCTGCAGTGAAGAACCATTTGCCGTTCCACAAGATGCCTTACTCAAAGCACGTCAAATACATCTACACAGCCCGGAATCCTTTCGACTGCTGCGTGGCTTACTACCACCACGTTAAACTGTTTCCAATGTACGATTTTGAACATGGCACATTCGAAGAGCTCTTCCAGTATTTCCTCGATGGCAAAGTCGATTTTGGAGACTACTTCGACCACTTGTTGTCCTGGTACCCACACCGGAACGACCCGAACGTCTTGTTCTTGACTTATGAAGGCCTGAAGAAGGACATCAGAGCAGCCATTCAGAAAGTAGCAGATTTTCTTGGTGAGGATTACGGTGCACAACTGCGAAAAGATCCAGGACTGAGGGAGCGAATAGTTGAGGTAACGTCCTTCGAAAACATGCAAAGGATAATGAACCCCTTGATGAGAGGCTTAGCCGACAAGTACACAAGTATACCGGTGGAATCCTTGCCAGGATGGGCGCAGCGTTCGCTAGAAACGTGCGGAGATGTGATTTTAAAGCCTGTTTTTGGAGACTTCGTGCGCAAGGGTATTATTGGCGATTGGAAGaatcattttaatgccgatcaGGTGAAGCGAATGAATGACTGGATCAAGAAGAGG